TGTCTaaatatgtttagatacacaaataccatCTGTTACAACTACCTACATCATTTAccacagtaacatgctgtacaggttttGTAGCCTAAAACCAGTAGGTTATACCACATAGCCTAGATGTGTAGTAGGCtacaccatctaggtttgtgtaaatgGTCTCTATGATGATCTCATAATAAAATTGCCTAATGATGCACATTAGAGTGTATCCCCATCGTTAAACGAGGCATGCATGACCCTCTATACTTTACTTTTGGAAATTCCCAATACAAAAGagacaatgaacaacataatatCACCCTCcacctctctttctcccactATTACTCTTACTAATAGTAACACTACTGCTATTGAAATAATACTTTAATGATTTTTCAATGTTGAGCACAGTATTTCCCAGGCAGGTTTCTAAGttctttttacttaaaagttACAGGAGTCATATGGTTGTTATTCCTCCTTTTTatggaagaatcaaaaaacacaGAGGCTAAATAAACTGCTTGAGAACGCTGTGGATGGGTGTTATAGCCATGTGGCAAATAGAGGCAAAAGGAGTATACTAGTAGAGCTCAGAaaagaaatgaccagaatggaacATCAATCTTTTTTCCCCAGGACTGTATGTAGAGACACTTAAAATCGCACTCTTAAATTAAATTGCTTTTCTTCTATTAATTATATGGATTTGGCCAAATTATATTTGAACTTTTTCagtattctttgtttcttctaaAACTAGTCATACAACTGATTTTCACACACTGGCTGGGTCCCCTTGCCCAAGCACCTCCTCCTAGGACATGAGCAGTGACCTCACCTCCTGACAATGGAGCCCAACAGAACCTGGAGCCCCGGTAACCAGGCAGCCACATTCTATAACTGCCCTTCCCATCTCACTCGGATAGAGACCttggagaggacaccatgttttcATGTTGTCTCCCCGTGTCCCGAGGCCGATGCCTCAAGAGAGGCAGCGATGAGAGTGTGTTTAGTCGTGGCCGCCGCTGGATCCGGACCTGGACTCAGCGCAAAGGACGCCTGTGGCCCTTTTCCCGGCGGCGCTCAGAGGTAACACAGGAGGTTTGTTCGGGACAGGCCACCGCCCTGATCCCACCTGGGCagccccatgtcccctccccgtgtgtttggggggtgagggtgatgggggggtgaagggggtgctCACCTGGGGAGGGTCTGTCCAGAACAGGAACAGGCTGGGTTTGGAGGTCAGGACCAGTGATGCTCAcaccccaggtcaaggctggctgggtggatgtGGAGTGTGGGTGGCACCCTCTGCCTGAGGTCTACCCTGAGCCCTGGAGGTGAGTCTCATTTCCCCTGGGTGGATGTGTGTGTAGACACAGGGCTGGACCCGATCCGGGAGCAGAAGGTCcagtgggcagaagcagcagtgaccagggccaggctTGAGTCCACTCAGTCAGCTGCCCATCACTGTCATTGCAGAGGTCCATCCTGGTCGAAGAATGGATGAATATGATCGTGGAGCAGCCGCATCTGCTCTATGAATACCCCCGCCCCATGTGCCTCAGGGAGGGGCCGGTGAGCCACACCGCTTTGGGCCAGCGCAGGCCTGAAGTGCGTGTGGCCACCTGGGCGTCTGGGGAACCAGGGCCCATGGGTGCAGGGAGGACTCCTCCACCCCagcgacacaggccccaccagccTCCAAACTCGAAGCAGCTCAGTCCCAACAGGCCGAGGGCACTTTTCAACTCGGTGCTGCAGTGCTGTGCCTGCGGAAATCGCAACAGCCCAGAAGACCCTGAGCCCAAGGAGACAGAGTCTGAGGGTGAGagctggggcggtgggggtgggatggcTGGGGAGGTCCCTGTGAGCTTATGGGGAGGGATTGttgccagacacacagggagccccccagagcctggccaggagcaaagactGGCTCAGACCACCCACCTGCTGGACTTTGGGCGGGAGGgcgtcctgtggtgggtcctgggctctaGCTGTGTTCTGTGTTTGGGGGGCACAAGGGAATTCTGGCACGTGGGTGaccttctctcctctcaccaCTCCAGAACCAGCCCAGAGGGCAGACGCGGCTCCTCCTGTAACACCCAAAGTCCACCCTGAGGAGctggaggctccagagccagtgccacctccagcagcctctccagctgcagctgtggagccagggccggccccagacaCAACTGAGGCCCCACCAGCGCTGGAAGAAGAACCCTGCCCGGGACCCTtgctggttcctgcctcagaggaggagctgcctgtggaggcgCCAACTCAAGGGCTGCTTGCTGAGTGCCCTCACCCTGTCCCAAGGGGAAAACTCGTTTGCCCCCCACTCCTTGATATTTCGGTTttctttattgttcttattttatttttatgttctccaTGGCGTACTTTCTTTTTTGACCTTTTTATTACTTTGGGGGTTTGGGTgagtttggcttttattattttcttttttctgtgtctgttcttcatttttccattgtataatcccttttaaataataaagttattgttCTGATTTAAATGCTGCCATTCCTGATCATGAAGTACATTCACAACGCTGTGTACGCATCAGCACTGTCTGGTTGCAGGATGTTCCATGACCTCAAAAGGAAACCCTTCTCCAACAGtaatcactctcccttcctcctgcccctggaaACCCCTGATCtgctttctctctatccctttaccTATTCCAGACAATTAATACAAGTCGAATCTTATAATAGTGTCGTTTTGTGTTTgttcacatctttttttaaaatctgaaatagcatatttattatttgaaaggGACATCTGAGCTAGAGatcaaaggaagaagaagaagaagaagaagaagaagaagaagaagaagaagaagaagaagaagaaggagaagaaggaggaggaggaggaggaggaggaggaggaggaggaggaggaggaggaggaagagaaggaggaggaggaggaggtggagaaaaaggaagaggctgagaaggagaagaagtaggaagaggaggaggaagagggggaagaggaggggaaaaaggaggaggctgagaaggagaagaagtaggaagaggaggaggaggaggaagaggaggggaaaaaggaggaggcagagaaggagaaggagaaggagaagaagaggaagaggaagaagaagaagaagaagaagaagaagaagaagaagaagaagaagaagaagaagaagaagaaggagaggaagaagaagaagaagaaaccctTTTAGTAAGTGTGTGCCTGATCTATGATCTCTGTGTGAGACCTCTGTGCTAAATGTGGCCCTAGGACCAGAAGCCAGTCACACAGGGGCTGGCTCTTCCAGtgtccaaaaaaaatgaaaaaatgctgtAATCTCAAAAGAAACCACCAGCTGGAAAGCATTTCTCACAGCCCAGAGAAAGTGTTAACATCCCTGTGGTGCCGAAAACCCTCTAAAGTCTGTGTCTCTACCGGGACAAAGGGCAAACACAGGTACTTCCAACCAGAGGCAGCGCACACTCCAGGTTATGTCAGAGTTGTCTGACTAACCCTATGGGGACACACACAGTATCTCTACACTGGGGAGAGGGTACTGTCACCATCAGACAGGCAGGCTTCTGGTCTGGTGGCAATCAGCCCTGGGGACAAAGTGAAGCAGCAGAAGTCCCAGCAGATCCCCTGGGGAAGGGGAAAAGCCCCTCCTCTGGAAAACAGTGTGCACGCCTGCACCTGATAGTGCTCATCCAAGGAGGTTACCGCACAGAAATCCTTGCACAATTGTTCAGAGATGCATTTGGAAACTACCCGTCAGAGCACTGATGAAATACCTGGGAAAGGGAGAAAACACTAATGTCCATAGAAAGGGGATGGGCTCCACCAGTCCTGGCCCACATGGTGAAGGACGCTGAGCAGCTGCTAACGTGAGTTCAGGCGTCTCAGATAAAGACCTCAGGGGTCCTCTCATGTGAGACAGGTGAAAAAACTGTCTACATCCAGGACCCCATCAGTTAGACCACATATATGTGATATCAACATGAGTATAGAGAAAATGGCATGATGCTGTATACTGTATATAGGGAACCCTAAATATTCTACCCAAAACtgctaatttatatatatatatatatatatatatatatatatatatatatatgtatatatatattagctgtACCCAGCCACACGTTGCTGTGGCTCAGCCTATTGCTGCAGGAGCCCAGAGAAGCGCtgagtgcataataatctggccactcagtgtatatccctgTGGGATCGCGTctaaatgggcggtcggacatccctttaacaatacaggactgctggctcccaactgccctcccctgcaggactggtccccccaaactgcctccccccactggcctggtcccccaaactgctctctcctgctgacgtggtctcccccaactaccctcctctgctggtcgggtcacccctaactgcccttcctgctggcctggtcacccataactgtcctcccctacaggccttgtcctgcccaactgccctaccctgcattccctccccccaactgccctctcctgcatgcctcgtccccccccaactgccctctcctgcaggcctgggtcccccaactgtcttctcctgcaggcctggtcccccccaactgccctccactgcaggcctgattccccccaactgccctcccctgcaggcctggtcccccaactgccctcccctgaagtcctattccccccaaactgccctccccggcaggcctggtccccctaacggccctcccctgctggccaggtctcccccaactaccctcccatgcaggcctgatccccccaactgcccacccctgcagacctggtgccccccaactgccctccattgccggcctggtcccctcccaactgccctccactgcaggactGGTCtccccactaactgccctccactgcaggcctggtccccccaaaaccACATTGTAGACCAAGGCAGGACCACTGGGCAAGCGGTTTATATAGTGTGTGTTGCTTTTACAGCCAACATATggcgctgtttttcaaaaaatacatgtttttacctgtcacaggtgtgacatctatataatagtaggtataacgTATATACAAACACGCGGGTATTCGAATGCAACGTTGTGTAAAAATTTCACAGCAATCAGTGAGGAACTTtcagagatttaagattttgaacaaatgaacatttacatttttatttatatagattgtcttaagttttacatatgtctcctttttccccacttgatcccccccccacacacacacacacacagccattcccaccccgggctaGCCCCCACCgcctcagtgtctgtgtccattggttatgctaatatgcatgcacacagtcctttggtagctctctaaccctcctcccctgccatttgtctctggatctattcttattcatcaaattatgttggtcattatatcctacatatgagtgagatcatgtgatatttatctttctccaactgtcttatttcacttagcataatgctctccagtccatccatgctgctgcaaatggtaagagttccttctttttatagcagcatagtattccattgtataggtgtaccacagttttctaatctactcatctgctgatgggcactcagtttgtttccaactcttagctattgtaaattatgctgctatgaatataggggtgcatatatcctttctgattggtgtttctgttttcttgggatatagtcctagaagtgagattactgggtcaaatgggagttccatttttaagtttttgagtaaaatccatactgtcttccacagtggctgcaccagtctgcattcccaccagcagtgcacgaggtttcctttttctctgcatcctcaccagcacttgttgttttgttgatttgttgatgatagccattctgacaggtaggaaatggtatctcattgttgttttgacttgcatctctcagatgattcttgattttgagcatgtttttatgtatctctcggccttctgtatgtactctttcgaaaagtgtctatttaggtcctttgcacattttttgattggatcatttatcttccttttgttaagttgtatgaattctctataaattttggagaataaacccttatcagatatatcattggcaaatatgttctcccatatttgccaatgttttgttgatgttttttttttgttgttttgtttttttctgtgcagaagctttttattttgatgtagtcccacttgtttattttctccttagtctctattgccctaggagctgtattggtaaagatattgctagcacatatgtctgctattttggtgcccTTGGAGTCTTGTACGGTTTTTATGGTTTTTCTGTCCTACATTTaaatcctttagccattttgagtttgtttttgtgtgtggtgtatgttggtgatctagtttcattttttttttttttttgcatgtatctgaccaaatttcccagtaccatttattgaagagactgtcttgacgccattgaatgctcttgcctcctttgtcaaacattaattgagcataatggcttgtgtcaatttctgggttctctgttctgttccattggtctatatgtctgttcttgtgccagtactaggaagttttgagaactgtggcttggtaatatagcttgatatctggtactgtgatccctccaactttgttcttatttctcaggattgttgtggctatttggggtctttttttattccaggtaaatttttttggagagtttgctgtagatctttgaagtatgccattgatattttaatgggaattgcattaaatcggtagattgctttgggtagtatggacattttcatgctgtagattctactaatccatgaatatggtatgttcttccatttgtttatgtctttctctatctctttttttcaatgtcctgtagttttctgagtacgggtcttttacctccttagttaaggttATTCTTTGgtatcttcaatttttttggtgcaatggtaaatgggattgtggtgttttgttttgttttgttttccatttctctttctgtcagttcattattggtgtataaaaaggtcatatatttctgtgtgttaattttgtatcctgctgcattgctgaattcatttattaggtcttgt
The sequence above is a segment of the Eptesicus fuscus isolate TK198812 chromosome 8, DD_ASM_mEF_20220401, whole genome shotgun sequence genome. Coding sequences within it:
- the LOC129150040 gene encoding skin secretory protein xP2-like isoform X2, with the translated sequence MNMIVEQPHLLYEYPRPMCLREGPVSHTALGQRRPEVRVATWASGEPGPMGAGRTPPPQRHRPHQPPNSKQLSPNRPRALFNSVLQCCACGNRNSPEDPEPKETESEEPAQRADAAPPVTPKVHPEELEAPEPVPPPAASPAAAVEPGPAPDTTEAPPALEEEPCPGPLLVPASEEELPVEAPTQGLLAECPHPVPRGKLVCPPLLDISVFFIVLILFLCSPWRTFFFDLFITLGVWVSLAFIIFFFLCLFFIFPLYNPF
- the LOC129150040 gene encoding CMT1A duplicated region transcript 15 protein-like protein isoform X1, coding for MFSCCLPVSRGRCLKRGSDESVFSRGRRWIRTWTQRKGRLWPFSRRRSERSILVEEWMNMIVEQPHLLYEYPRPMCLREGPVSHTALGQRRPEVRVATWASGEPGPMGAGRTPPPQRHRPHQPPNSKQLSPNRPRALFNSVLQCCACGNRNSPEDPEPKETESEEPAQRADAAPPVTPKVHPEELEAPEPVPPPAASPAAAVEPGPAPDTTEAPPALEEEPCPGPLLVPASEEELPVEAPTQGLLAECPHPVPRGKLVCPPLLDISVFFIVLILFLCSPWRTFFFDLFITLGVWVSLAFIIFFFLCLFFIFPLYNPF